A genomic segment from Bradyrhizobium diazoefficiens USDA 110 encodes:
- a CDS encoding ABC transporter substrate-binding protein produces MTIELSRRGFCMGTALIGLQAVSSSAFARTEDGTVKLGLVAPMSGPNARYGAFSLRGAQMAAKEINGAGGIGGRKINVLAGDSQGTPVEGVSATRRLIDQDQVDFIIGDVSSSVTLAMQPVVEDAGVLLLNAASSNPKITYKAGVGGFKWTYRNYPTDENRALIVLQYAAEKKGFTKYAVLSVDSDYGRAAIEFTKKYLPRFKSQILTEDYYKEGEVDFRSVLSKIRDSGAQAIIMYGNADSTPIVGRQMMEVGIAGKIPLIGNAEFNTEKTIKAAPKALEGAIEAAAWLPAYEPEKSKAFVDKFTAEFREAPNNHAYVHWETTHLLAKAIEQAQSIDREKVRTALSKIHYASAVGEVTFDDHNQARLPMILLEIENGKPAIKGAYSAEIDYPK; encoded by the coding sequence GCCTTCGCCCGAACCGAGGACGGCACCGTCAAGCTCGGCCTCGTCGCGCCGATGAGCGGGCCGAATGCCCGCTATGGCGCGTTCTCGCTGCGTGGCGCCCAGATGGCGGCCAAGGAGATCAACGGCGCCGGCGGCATCGGCGGGCGCAAGATCAACGTCCTGGCCGGTGACAGCCAGGGCACGCCGGTCGAGGGTGTCTCCGCAACCCGCCGTCTCATCGACCAGGACCAGGTTGATTTCATCATCGGCGACGTATCGAGCTCGGTGACGCTCGCGATGCAGCCGGTCGTGGAGGATGCCGGTGTGCTTCTCCTCAATGCCGCGTCGTCGAATCCGAAGATCACCTACAAGGCGGGCGTCGGCGGCTTCAAATGGACCTACCGTAACTATCCGACCGACGAAAACCGTGCCCTGATCGTGCTGCAATACGCCGCCGAGAAGAAGGGCTTTACCAAATACGCCGTGCTCTCGGTCGACAGCGATTATGGGCGCGCGGCCATCGAGTTCACCAAGAAGTACCTTCCTCGTTTCAAAAGCCAGATCCTGACGGAAGACTATTACAAGGAGGGCGAGGTGGATTTCCGCAGCGTGCTGTCCAAGATCCGCGATTCCGGCGCCCAGGCCATCATCATGTACGGCAACGCCGATTCCACGCCCATCGTCGGGCGTCAGATGATGGAGGTCGGGATCGCAGGGAAGATTCCGCTGATCGGCAATGCCGAGTTCAATACCGAGAAGACCATCAAGGCGGCGCCGAAGGCGCTCGAAGGTGCGATCGAGGCGGCGGCCTGGCTTCCCGCCTACGAGCCGGAGAAAAGCAAGGCGTTCGTCGACAAGTTCACTGCCGAGTTCCGTGAAGCCCCCAACAACCACGCCTATGTGCACTGGGAGACGACGCATCTTCTGGCCAAGGCGATCGAGCAGGCCCAGAGCATCGACCGCGAGAAGGTCCGCACCGCGCTGTCCAAGATCCATTATGCGAGCGCGGTCGGCGAGGTGACCTTCGACGATCACAATCAGGCGCGCCTGCCGATGATCCTGCTCGAGATCGAGAACGGCAAGCCGGCCATCAAGGGAGCCTATTCGGCCGAGATCGATTATCCCAAATAG
- a CDS encoding branched-chain amino acid ABC transporter permease produces the protein MFYTIIEQVVNGIVSGSVYAIVAVGMTMIFGVLRAINFAHGEYYMLGTFGAWFAIEYFDLPYPVAVVIGVVATAVIAVVVGNFVMQRIVGAPAEAGVLATLGVALILQNTVILVFGGSYKFFSGGYIEPVTLFGFTLAEQRILIIIVSLIVFVGLELMVTYSRMGKAMRAVSQNIECCAVVGIDVRHIALWTFILGAGLAALSGVLTAPVNVSVYGGMGELITFKTLPIIIMGGLGNVRGTFVAAMILGIAESLVATYVGLQFRDTVGFATLMLVLMWRPHGLFSAQARF, from the coding sequence ATGTTCTACACGATCATAGAGCAGGTCGTTAACGGCATCGTATCAGGATCGGTCTATGCGATCGTTGCGGTCGGCATGACGATGATTTTTGGCGTGCTGCGCGCCATCAACTTCGCGCATGGCGAATACTATATGCTCGGCACCTTCGGGGCCTGGTTCGCCATCGAATATTTCGACCTGCCTTATCCGGTAGCAGTCGTGATCGGTGTGGTTGCCACCGCCGTCATCGCCGTCGTGGTCGGCAATTTCGTGATGCAGCGGATCGTCGGAGCGCCGGCCGAGGCCGGCGTGCTCGCGACCCTCGGCGTCGCGCTGATCCTGCAGAACACCGTCATCCTGGTGTTCGGTGGCAGCTACAAGTTCTTCTCCGGCGGCTATATCGAGCCGGTGACGCTGTTCGGTTTCACACTGGCCGAGCAGCGCATCCTGATCATCATCGTCAGCCTCATCGTGTTCGTCGGCCTCGAGCTGATGGTCACCTACAGCCGGATGGGCAAGGCGATGCGCGCGGTGTCGCAGAACATCGAATGCTGCGCTGTGGTCGGTATCGACGTCCGTCACATCGCGCTCTGGACCTTCATCCTCGGGGCTGGGTTGGCGGCGCTCTCGGGCGTGTTGACTGCGCCCGTGAACGTCAGCGTCTACGGCGGCATGGGCGAGCTCATCACCTTCAAGACGCTGCCCATCATCATCATGGGCGGACTCGGCAACGTCCGGGGCACGTTCGTCGCGGCGATGATCCTCGGTATCGCGGAGAGCCTGGTTGCCACCTATGTCGGGCTGCAGTTCCGCGACACCGTGGGATTTGCGACCCTCATGCTGGTGCTGATGTGGCGTCCGCACGGGCTCTTCTCCGCGCAGGCCCGCTTCTGA
- a CDS encoding branched-chain amino acid ABC transporter permease, protein MAPAELPVAATGRDFRVPFGLALGALACVAPLFLGNYPLHAIIIALIFLLPAHGLNLLQGYTGLLSLAQAAFFGIGAYTSALLAVHFGTPFYLNFLAAGLVTGAIAAPLGIPALRLRTTSFVMCTLGFVIIGQAIAKNWISLTRGDMGLAGIPKPYFALGPASFTVSGTVAFYYLTLVIAALATLAVYLIVRSPAGRNMIAIRENETLAESVGIPTWHYKLVVFMISAAFAGLGGSLYAHYLTVVSPLTFQMYYSTTMLIIVLGGGAGTISGVIFGSLLFVGLTEALRVAPELRMIAYGFFLLGLVFWFPSGFAPLIGRFWSFLEKRK, encoded by the coding sequence ATGGCACCAGCCGAACTCCCTGTTGCGGCGACGGGACGGGATTTTCGCGTTCCGTTTGGCCTCGCGCTCGGCGCGCTGGCATGCGTCGCACCGCTATTCCTCGGCAATTACCCGCTGCACGCGATTATCATCGCGCTGATCTTCCTGCTGCCGGCCCATGGTCTCAACCTGCTGCAGGGATACACCGGGTTGCTGTCGCTGGCGCAGGCAGCGTTCTTCGGCATTGGGGCCTATACGTCGGCGCTGCTGGCAGTCCATTTCGGCACGCCGTTCTATCTGAATTTCCTCGCCGCCGGCCTTGTGACGGGCGCAATTGCGGCGCCGCTCGGAATTCCCGCTCTGAGGCTGCGTACGACGTCGTTCGTGATGTGCACGCTTGGCTTCGTCATCATCGGTCAAGCCATCGCTAAGAACTGGATCAGCCTGACGCGCGGCGACATGGGGTTGGCGGGGATCCCAAAACCCTATTTCGCGCTGGGGCCCGCCTCGTTCACGGTCTCCGGAACCGTCGCCTTCTACTATTTGACGCTCGTCATCGCTGCGCTGGCAACGCTGGCCGTCTACCTGATCGTTCGGTCGCCGGCGGGCCGCAACATGATCGCCATTCGCGAGAACGAGACGCTTGCCGAATCCGTTGGCATTCCGACCTGGCACTACAAGCTCGTCGTCTTCATGATCAGCGCTGCCTTTGCGGGGCTCGGCGGCAGTCTCTATGCGCATTATCTGACCGTGGTCAGCCCGCTGACCTTCCAGATGTACTATTCGACGACGATGCTGATCATCGTGCTCGGCGGCGGGGCGGGGACCATCTCGGGCGTCATCTTCGGCAGCCTGCTGTTCGTCGGGCTCACCGAAGCGCTGCGCGTCGCCCCGGAGCTGCGCATGATCGCCTATGGCTTCTTCCTGCTCGGCCTGGTGTTCTGGTTCCCCAGCGGATTCGCGCCGCTGATCGGCCGCTTCTGGTCATTCCTGGAGAAGCGCAAATGA
- a CDS encoding ABC transporter ATP-binding protein has translation MNGLPILDISGLCKSYGAVRAVDWVDLHVDRGEICGLIGPNGSGKSTFFDCVTGLARPSAGAVKLDGQDITGWSLNDIAREGRMLRSFQKTVVFSALDIEENLVIAGQMFTFPGIWSTFGIGAAARNRVAALRERARELIRIAGLWDVRFQPAGKLSGGQQKLIQFASMLMPEPKLILLDEPMAGINPKLIERVVESIRLANTSFGVSFLIIEHNIDVVTSLCKRVVVLDQGRKLAEGTPDEIVRNQAVREAYLGG, from the coding sequence ATGAACGGGCTGCCGATCCTCGATATCTCCGGCCTCTGCAAGTCCTACGGCGCCGTGCGCGCCGTGGACTGGGTGGATCTGCATGTCGACCGCGGCGAGATCTGCGGCTTGATCGGCCCCAACGGCTCCGGAAAGTCCACCTTCTTCGATTGCGTGACCGGGCTCGCAAGACCGAGCGCGGGAGCTGTGAAGCTCGACGGTCAGGACATCACGGGCTGGTCGCTCAACGATATCGCCCGTGAAGGCCGCATGCTGCGCTCGTTCCAGAAGACCGTGGTTTTCTCCGCGCTGGACATCGAGGAAAACCTCGTGATCGCCGGCCAGATGTTCACCTTTCCCGGCATCTGGTCGACGTTCGGGATCGGCGCCGCCGCGCGCAATCGCGTCGCGGCGCTCAGGGAACGGGCACGCGAGCTGATCAGGATCGCCGGTCTCTGGGATGTGCGTTTCCAGCCGGCCGGCAAGCTCTCGGGCGGCCAGCAGAAGCTGATCCAGTTCGCCTCGATGCTGATGCCAGAGCCGAAGCTCATTCTGCTCGACGAGCCCATGGCCGGCATCAATCCCAAGCTGATCGAGCGTGTGGTCGAGAGCATCCGCCTCGCCAACACCTCGTTCGGCGTCAGCTTCCTCATCATCGAGCACAACATCGACGTCGTCACGAGCCTGTGCAAGCGCGTGGTCGTGCTCGACCAGGGCCGCAAGCTCGCGGAAGGAACGCCCGACGAGATCGTCCGGAACCAGGCGGTGCGGGAGGCCTATCTCGGTGGTTGA
- a CDS encoding branched-chain amino acid ABC transporter ATP-binding protein — MVEPSLSIKGLRAGYGSLDILNGVDLDVPQGQFVALMGPNGAGKSTLLKTLYGMTTVKGGSINWQGKDISALKSRAILAEGISWVPQGRCNFPVMTVDENLQMAAYTLRDSKVKAERDYVYNLFPILKTRRNTLAGNMSGGEQQLLEVAMAVLQRPKILLVDEPSVGLSPTAIGIVFDELLRINAAGQTILLVEQNTKKAMAVAQRAVILRLGKVIWDGRPADITHDELGELFLTGRMRGETDVEQ, encoded by the coding sequence GTGGTTGAACCCTCTCTCTCGATCAAGGGCCTGCGGGCCGGCTACGGCTCGCTCGACATCCTCAACGGCGTCGATCTCGACGTGCCGCAGGGACAGTTCGTCGCGCTGATGGGGCCGAACGGGGCGGGCAAGTCGACGCTTCTGAAGACGCTCTATGGCATGACCACGGTCAAGGGCGGCAGCATCAACTGGCAGGGCAAGGACATCAGCGCACTCAAGTCGCGCGCGATTCTCGCCGAAGGGATCTCCTGGGTGCCACAGGGGCGCTGCAATTTCCCTGTCATGACGGTCGACGAGAACCTCCAGATGGCCGCCTATACGCTGCGCGACAGCAAGGTGAAAGCGGAGCGGGATTATGTCTACAACCTCTTCCCCATCCTGAAGACGCGCCGCAACACGCTGGCCGGTAACATGTCGGGCGGCGAGCAGCAGCTGCTCGAAGTCGCGATGGCGGTGCTGCAGCGGCCAAAGATCCTGCTCGTCGACGAGCCCTCGGTCGGTCTGTCGCCGACCGCGATCGGCATCGTGTTCGATGAGCTGCTGCGCATCAACGCGGCCGGCCAGACCATTCTGTTGGTCGAGCAGAACACCAAGAAGGCCATGGCCGTGGCGCAGCGCGCCGTCATCCTGCGGCTCGGCAAGGTGATCTGGGACGGGCGTCCCGCCGACATCACCCATGACGAGCTGGGCGAGCTCTTCCTCACCGGCCGCATGCGCGGTGAGACCGACGTCGAACAATGA
- a CDS encoding aspartate transaminase — protein sequence MTIFVPAARVSRIKISPTTAASARVRELKAAGRDIVDMAIGEPDFDTPDHVKTAAHEAIDRGETKYTAVNGTVALRKAIIADYKRRLGLDYADNEICVGGGAKQILFLALMASVEEGAEVIVPAPYWVSYPDMVIANDGKPVIVRCSENQGFKLTAEALEAAITPKTRWLILNAPSNPTGAAYSRADLKAIGDVLLRHPDVLVLSDDIYDQIWYRDEPATTLAAAVPELKDRVLLANGVSKTYAMTGWRIGYAAGPAPLVAAINKLQSQMSSCPSSISQAAAAHALTSDQSFVRDSVKLYKERRDYACARLNAIPGLSCLVPDGAFYLYPGCAGVIGKTTPGGKVIESDLDFVLYLLDDVGVAAVQGAAYGLSPYFRLSIATSMEAIKAACDRIEKACRALR from the coding sequence GTGACGATCTTCGTGCCGGCCGCGCGCGTCTCGCGCATCAAGATATCTCCGACCACGGCGGCGTCCGCCCGCGTGCGCGAGCTGAAGGCCGCCGGCCGCGACATCGTCGACATGGCGATCGGCGAGCCTGATTTCGACACGCCGGATCACGTCAAAACGGCCGCGCACGAGGCGATCGATCGCGGCGAGACCAAATATACCGCCGTCAACGGCACTGTCGCCCTGCGCAAGGCGATCATCGCCGACTACAAGCGCCGCCTTGGCCTCGACTATGCCGACAACGAGATCTGCGTTGGGGGCGGCGCCAAGCAGATCCTGTTCCTCGCGCTGATGGCGAGCGTGGAGGAGGGCGCCGAGGTCATCGTTCCCGCGCCCTATTGGGTCTCCTATCCCGACATGGTGATCGCCAATGACGGCAAGCCCGTCATTGTCCGCTGCTCCGAGAACCAGGGGTTCAAGCTAACGGCGGAGGCGCTGGAAGCCGCGATCACGCCGAAGACGCGCTGGCTGATCCTGAATGCGCCCTCGAACCCGACCGGCGCGGCCTATTCCCGCGCAGACCTCAAGGCGATCGGCGACGTGCTGCTGCGTCATCCCGACGTCCTCGTGCTCTCGGACGACATCTATGACCAGATCTGGTACCGCGACGAGCCGGCGACGACGCTTGCCGCCGCGGTGCCCGAGCTCAAGGACCGCGTCCTGCTCGCCAACGGGGTGTCGAAGACCTATGCGATGACCGGCTGGCGGATCGGCTATGCCGCCGGTCCCGCGCCGCTGGTCGCCGCCATCAACAAGCTGCAATCGCAGATGTCGTCGTGCCCATCGTCGATCAGCCAGGCCGCGGCCGCCCATGCGCTGACCAGCGACCAGTCGTTCGTTCGCGACAGCGTCAAGCTCTACAAGGAGCGCCGCGACTATGCCTGCGCACGGCTCAATGCGATCCCCGGCCTGTCCTGTCTGGTGCCTGACGGTGCCTTCTATCTCTATCCCGGCTGCGCCGGCGTGATCGGCAAGACCACCCCGGGCGGCAAGGTCATCGAGAGCGATCTCGATTTCGTACTCTATCTGCTCGATGATGTCGGTGTCGCCGCCGTGCAGGGCGCGGCCTACGGGCTCTCACCTTATTTCCGCCTCTCGATTGCAACTTCGATGGAGGCCATCAAGGCCGCCTGCGACCGCATCGAGAAGGCCTGCAGAGCGCTGCGCTGA
- the nac gene encoding nitrogen assimilation transcriptional regulator NAC, with protein sequence MSVDFRKLKSFVKVVDAGSVSRAAGLLRTAQPAQPALSQQIAALESHFKHKLLLRSNHGIVPTEAGLILYRHAQLLLKQIEQAQIDIDQSNKALAGRVSIGLATYSASSTLSLPILKEMSTLHPQIIVHINDSFGHVLSELIMTGRMDMAMIYGSGPIKGVKLQPLFREELFLVSPAGPGAKKPADEPLPLSALANVKLLLPSQGHFLRRLIDESLARARVAPNVVSEIESVSALGAAVTEGLGSTILPASVAASASSFGGVEVRRLVRPAIEATVSLCISDHLPLSEPALATRSVLLTVVEKLMRSHPQGIRSV encoded by the coding sequence ATGAGCGTCGATTTCAGGAAGCTCAAGAGCTTCGTCAAGGTGGTCGACGCCGGCAGCGTCTCGCGCGCCGCCGGCCTATTGCGCACGGCGCAGCCGGCGCAGCCGGCGCTGTCGCAGCAGATCGCAGCGCTCGAGAGCCATTTCAAGCACAAGCTGCTCCTGCGCAGCAATCACGGCATCGTCCCGACCGAGGCTGGCCTCATCCTCTACCGTCATGCGCAATTGCTGCTGAAGCAGATCGAGCAGGCCCAGATCGACATTGATCAATCGAACAAGGCGTTGGCCGGCCGCGTCTCGATCGGCCTTGCGACCTACTCGGCGTCAAGCACTCTGTCGCTGCCGATCCTGAAGGAGATGTCGACGCTGCATCCCCAGATCATCGTCCATATCAACGACAGTTTCGGCCATGTGCTGAGCGAGCTGATTATGACCGGCAGAATGGACATGGCCATGATCTATGGCTCCGGCCCGATCAAGGGTGTCAAGCTGCAGCCGCTGTTCCGCGAGGAGCTGTTTCTTGTTTCGCCTGCTGGGCCGGGCGCGAAGAAGCCGGCGGACGAGCCGCTGCCACTGTCGGCGCTGGCCAACGTCAAGCTGTTGCTGCCGAGCCAGGGGCACTTCCTGCGTCGGCTGATCGACGAATCGCTGGCGCGGGCCCGGGTGGCGCCGAACGTCGTCTCCGAGATCGAATCCGTCTCCGCGCTCGGTGCGGCCGTGACCGAGGGTCTCGGCTCGACCATCCTGCCGGCCTCGGTGGCCGCGAGCGCGTCGAGCTTTGGCGGTGTCGAGGTGCGGCGGCTGGTTCGCCCTGCGATCGAGGCAACCGTCTCGCTGTGCATCTCCGACCATCTGCCCTTGTCGGAGCCTGCGCTCGCCACGCGATCGGTGCTTCTAACCGTGGTCGAGAAGCTAATGCGCAGCCATCCGCAGGGCATTCGATCGGTCTAG
- a CDS encoding hydantoinase/oxoprolinase family protein translates to MAKLAFDTGGTFTDFALLDDKGELHLHKVLSTPTNPAEAVVRGASELLEQFGSAVDLNGLQVLGATTVVTNAVLERKGVKTGFISTAGFQDMLRIRNEGRYDLYDLNLKYPDPLVTRANSFGAVERIAADGEVITALEEETVREIAGRLREEGIKSVAVCLLHAYKYPDHEQRIAALLREEDPDVFVSLSSEVCPEVREFDRASTTVVNAYTRPQMSGHVAHLEREFAARGINRQVLWMTSSGGLVPSIRAAELPVRLIESGPAAGAVAAAEFGRIAGEGSVLSFDMGGTTAKLCLIPNGEPTVGTDLEVAHYHRFRKGSGFPLKIQSIRMIEIGAGGGSIAAKNPLGLLDVGPRSAGALPGPAAYQRGGTEPTVTDADILLGYMGTGSFVGGSFKVSKDAALTAMTRLASSLDVSVPRCAWGIHDLVNESMSKAAAVHATDLGVDPRSLPMVAFGGAGPVHAYGIARKLGIKRIICPTGAGVTSAIGLLIAPVAVDLSASFPMQVNNWDFAAMDRLLGDLAVQGAEVVRAAGVAPETITNTYTVDMRHVGQGHEITVALPDRSLPPKQFHEELLGNFYKLYRELFGRTVAGSSVEVITWRLRSSGQKDQVTRPHTRHAAEARKGTRSVYLSERGGFVETPVYDHYKLPVGEEIQGPAIVEQRESTAVIGPSGTAHVDINGNLVINIA, encoded by the coding sequence ATGGCCAAGCTCGCATTCGATACCGGGGGAACCTTCACCGATTTCGCGCTGCTCGACGACAAGGGCGAATTGCATCTCCACAAGGTGCTGAGCACGCCAACTAACCCTGCCGAGGCCGTGGTTCGCGGTGCGTCCGAGCTGCTCGAACAATTCGGTAGTGCCGTCGATCTCAACGGGCTGCAGGTGCTTGGCGCCACCACCGTCGTCACCAATGCGGTGCTGGAGCGCAAGGGTGTCAAGACCGGCTTCATCTCGACAGCCGGCTTCCAGGACATGCTGCGCATTCGCAACGAAGGCCGCTACGACCTCTACGATCTGAACTTGAAATATCCGGATCCGCTGGTGACGCGTGCCAACAGCTTTGGCGCGGTCGAGCGTATCGCGGCCGATGGCGAGGTCATCACCGCGCTGGAGGAGGAGACGGTCCGCGAGATCGCCGGCCGGCTGCGCGAGGAGGGCATCAAATCCGTCGCCGTCTGCCTGCTGCACGCCTACAAATATCCTGATCACGAGCAGCGAATCGCTGCGCTGCTTCGTGAGGAAGACCCGGACGTCTTCGTGTCGCTGTCATCGGAGGTTTGCCCGGAGGTGCGCGAGTTCGACCGCGCCTCGACCACTGTCGTCAACGCCTATACGCGGCCGCAGATGTCCGGACACGTCGCCCATCTCGAACGGGAGTTTGCGGCCAGGGGTATCAATCGCCAGGTGCTCTGGATGACCTCGTCGGGCGGTCTCGTGCCGAGCATCCGCGCCGCTGAGCTGCCGGTGCGCCTGATTGAATCGGGGCCAGCCGCGGGCGCGGTCGCGGCCGCCGAATTCGGCCGCATCGCCGGCGAGGGCAGCGTGCTGTCCTTCGATATGGGCGGCACCACTGCAAAACTGTGCCTGATCCCGAACGGCGAGCCGACAGTCGGCACCGATCTGGAGGTCGCGCACTATCATCGCTTCCGCAAAGGCTCGGGCTTCCCGCTGAAGATCCAGTCGATCCGCATGATCGAGATCGGCGCTGGCGGTGGCTCGATCGCCGCGAAGAACCCGCTCGGCCTGCTCGATGTCGGACCGCGTTCGGCGGGCGCGCTGCCGGGACCGGCCGCCTATCAGCGCGGCGGCACCGAGCCGACGGTGACGGACGCGGATATCCTGCTCGGCTATATGGGCACCGGGTCCTTCGTCGGTGGCTCGTTCAAGGTGTCGAAAGATGCCGCGCTCACGGCCATGACGAGGCTTGCATCCTCGCTTGACGTCAGCGTTCCCCGCTGCGCCTGGGGTATCCACGATCTCGTCAACGAATCCATGAGCAAGGCGGCGGCGGTGCACGCGACCGACCTCGGCGTCGATCCGCGCAGCCTGCCGATGGTCGCCTTCGGCGGCGCAGGTCCGGTGCATGCCTATGGAATCGCGCGCAAGCTCGGCATCAAGCGCATCATCTGCCCGACGGGCGCCGGCGTCACCTCGGCGATCGGCCTGCTGATCGCGCCGGTCGCGGTCGATCTGTCCGCGAGCTTCCCGATGCAGGTCAACAATTGGGATTTCGCGGCGATGGATCGCCTGCTCGGCGATCTCGCGGTCCAGGGCGCCGAGGTGGTCCGTGCCGCTGGCGTTGCGCCGGAGACGATCACCAACACCTACACGGTCGACATGCGCCACGTCGGCCAGGGGCACGAGATCACGGTCGCGCTGCCGGATCGCAGCTTGCCGCCAAAGCAGTTCCACGAGGAATTGCTCGGCAATTTCTACAAGCTCTATCGCGAGCTGTTCGGCCGCACCGTTGCGGGCTCATCGGTCGAGGTGATCACCTGGCGGCTGCGATCCAGCGGCCAAAAGGATCAGGTGACCCGCCCGCACACACGACATGCCGCCGAGGCCAGGAAGGGCACGCGCTCTGTCTATCTCAGCGAGCGCGGCGGTTTCGTCGAAACGCCAGTCTATGACCACTACAAGCTGCCCGTCGGCGAAGAGATCCAGGGGCCCGCGATCGTCGAGCAGCGGGAGTCCACCGCGGTCATCGGACCGAGCGGCACGGCTCACGTCGACATCAACGGCAATCTCGTGATCAATATCGCCTGA
- a CDS encoding hydantoinase B/oxoprolinase family protein has protein sequence MSVNAADFNDPINLQVMWNRLIFIADQADIVLGRTAFSPIVRENHDYVTVLLDSRGRALAQCTWSIPVFITSLPMAAQKYFLPRFPAETLEEGDVLATNDPEIGTGHLPDVTMITPIFKNGKVVAYAGSIAHLPDIGGAPLHSEASDIFEEGIRFPIVKLHKAGVPNKDVLDIIAASVRLPTEVMGDLESMVAANNVMGRELVKFLDEYDLDSIDELADAIHTRSEAQTRRAIRQWPNGTYSAEVLLDGYDTDVTLKASVIVRDDSIHVDYAGTSDQVLHSINCRTNYRYAHSVYALKCLLDPDTPNNEGCIAPITDEAPLGSILNPEQWTAGNSRNLIGHVIPSLIFKALEGVVPVKVMGDSGGAPIWAANCVGRRDDGSQYGSVQNFHGGQGARAEFDGLDTLSFPSNCRVTAIEMFEIAVPALTECKELIPDSGGAGKSRGGLGQRVILRNLGRNPMNIYLASERVRHPCFGVVGGRSGSAGKVHKNGEPQFPKGKVVLKTGDRLEVETPGGGGWGKTSERSAAAIELDLAEGLITPQAARQIYGHQRSSLAATAAE, from the coding sequence ATGTCCGTGAACGCTGCCGATTTCAACGATCCGATCAATCTCCAGGTGATGTGGAATCGATTGATCTTCATCGCTGACCAGGCCGACATCGTGCTCGGCCGCACCGCGTTCTCGCCGATCGTGCGCGAGAACCACGACTATGTGACCGTGCTGCTCGACAGCCGCGGCCGCGCGCTTGCGCAATGCACCTGGTCGATTCCGGTGTTCATCACCTCGCTGCCGATGGCCGCGCAAAAATATTTCCTGCCCAGGTTTCCGGCTGAGACTCTGGAAGAAGGCGATGTGCTCGCCACCAACGATCCGGAGATCGGCACCGGGCATCTGCCTGATGTGACGATGATCACGCCGATCTTCAAGAACGGCAAGGTCGTGGCCTATGCCGGTTCGATCGCGCATCTGCCTGATATTGGCGGCGCTCCCCTGCATTCCGAAGCCAGCGACATCTTCGAGGAGGGAATCCGCTTCCCGATCGTGAAGCTGCACAAGGCAGGCGTTCCGAACAAGGACGTGCTCGACATCATCGCCGCCTCGGTTCGCCTGCCGACCGAGGTGATGGGCGATCTCGAATCCATGGTTGCAGCCAACAATGTGATGGGCCGCGAACTGGTGAAATTCCTCGACGAATACGACCTCGACAGCATCGACGAACTGGCCGACGCCATCCATACGCGATCCGAGGCGCAGACGCGGCGGGCGATCCGGCAATGGCCTAATGGGACCTATTCCGCCGAGGTGCTGCTCGACGGCTACGACACGGATGTGACCTTGAAGGCCTCCGTCATCGTCCGCGACGATTCCATCCACGTCGACTATGCCGGCACGTCAGACCAGGTGCTCCATTCCATCAACTGCCGGACCAATTACCGCTACGCCCATTCGGTCTACGCACTGAAATGCCTGCTCGACCCGGATACGCCGAACAACGAGGGCTGCATCGCCCCGATCACCGACGAGGCGCCGCTTGGCTCGATCCTCAATCCGGAGCAATGGACGGCAGGCAATTCGCGTAATCTGATCGGCCACGTCATTCCCTCGCTGATCTTCAAGGCGCTGGAAGGCGTGGTGCCGGTCAAGGTGATGGGCGACAGCGGCGGCGCGCCGATCTGGGCCGCCAACTGCGTCGGCCGGCGCGACGACGGTTCGCAATACGGCTCGGTGCAGAATTTTCACGGCGGGCAGGGCGCCCGCGCCGAGTTCGACGGTCTGGACACGCTGAGCTTCCCGTCCAATTGCAGGGTCACCGCGATCGAGATGTTCGAGATCGCCGTCCCCGCGCTCACCGAGTGCAAGGAGCTGATTCCGGATTCCGGCGGCGCCGGCAAAAGCCGGGGCGGGCTTGGCCAGCGCGTCATCTTGCGCAATCTCGGGCGTAATCCGATGAACATCTATCTTGCCTCCGAGCGGGTGCGTCATCCCTGCTTCGGGGTCGTCGGAGGCCGGTCCGGCAGCGCCGGCAAGGTGCACAAGAACGGCGAGCCGCAATTTCCCAAGGGCAAGGTCGTCCTGAAGACGGGTGACCGCCTGGAGGTCGAGACGCCGGGAGGCGGCGGCTGGGGCAAGACGTCGGAGCGCTCCGCGGCCGCGATCGAGCTCGATCTCGCGGAAGGGTTGATCACGCCGCAGGCCGCGAGGCAGATTTACGGCCATCAGCGCTCAAGCCTGGCGGCGACGGCCGCCGAATAG